A genome region from Nocardia sp. NBC_01730 includes the following:
- a CDS encoding lipid-transfer protein — MTEQTISGRAAVVGIGATDFSKDSGRSELRLAAEAVTAALADAGLTAADVDGLTTFTMDTNTQAAVARAVGIPRLTFFSHIGYGGGAACATVQQAAMAVATGIADVVVAYRAFNERSVSRFGQFSTALATSPTSSGIDAGWSYPQGLGTPAAQVAMVARRYMHVYGATSADFGAVAVADRKHAAVNPAAFFYGKPITLEDHQNSRWIAEPLHLLDCCQESDGGVAIVVTSVERARDLPQRPAVIAAAAQGSGADQYVMTSYYRDAMTGLPEMGLVGDQLWAQSGLSPGDMQAAILYDHFTPFVLMQLEELGFCARGEAKDFIADGAIELGGRLPLNTHGGQLGEAYIHGMNGIAEAVRQIRGTSVNPVENLDNILVTAGTGVPTSGLVLSAH, encoded by the coding sequence ATGACTGAGCAGACCATTTCGGGTCGCGCGGCCGTCGTCGGTATCGGCGCCACCGATTTCTCGAAGGACTCCGGTCGCAGCGAGCTGCGGTTGGCCGCTGAAGCGGTCACCGCGGCGCTGGCGGACGCGGGTCTCACGGCGGCCGATGTCGACGGCCTGACCACGTTCACCATGGACACCAACACCCAGGCCGCGGTGGCAAGGGCGGTCGGCATCCCGCGGCTGACGTTCTTCAGCCACATCGGGTACGGCGGTGGCGCGGCCTGCGCCACCGTTCAGCAGGCCGCCATGGCGGTGGCCACCGGCATCGCCGACGTTGTCGTCGCCTACCGCGCGTTCAACGAGCGTTCGGTGTCGCGGTTCGGGCAGTTCTCCACGGCGCTGGCGACGTCGCCGACCTCGTCGGGCATCGACGCGGGCTGGTCTTACCCCCAGGGCCTCGGCACACCCGCCGCACAGGTGGCGATGGTGGCCCGCCGCTACATGCACGTCTACGGCGCCACCAGTGCGGACTTCGGCGCCGTTGCCGTCGCCGATCGCAAGCACGCCGCGGTGAACCCGGCCGCCTTCTTCTACGGCAAGCCGATCACGCTGGAGGATCACCAGAATTCGCGCTGGATCGCCGAGCCGCTGCACCTGCTCGACTGCTGCCAGGAGTCCGACGGCGGCGTCGCGATCGTGGTGACCAGCGTCGAGCGCGCACGCGACCTGCCGCAGCGGCCTGCCGTGATCGCCGCGGCCGCCCAGGGTTCCGGCGCGGACCAGTACGTGATGACCAGCTACTACCGCGACGCCATGACCGGACTTCCGGAAATGGGCTTGGTCGGCGACCAGCTGTGGGCGCAGAGCGGGCTGAGCCCCGGCGACATGCAGGCTGCCATCCTTTACGACCACTTCACACCGTTCGTCCTCATGCAGTTGGAGGAACTCGGCTTCTGTGCTCGTGGCGAGGCGAAGGACTTCATCGCCGACGGAGCCATCGAGCTCGGCGGCCGCCTGCCACTGAACACCCACGGCGGCCAACTCGGCGAGGCCTACATCCACGGAATGAACGGCATCGCCGAGGCGGTAAGACAGATCCGTGGCACCTCGGTCAACCCGGTGGAGAACCTGGATAACATCCTGGTCACCGCAGGCACTGGCGTACCGACCTCCGGGCTGGTGCTCAGCGCGCACTGA
- a CDS encoding MaoC family dehydratase, with amino-acid sequence MTATVEPDAVRVGTVLPELVITADPTFVISTALATRDFQDVHHDRDKAAARGSKDIFVNILTDTGLVQRVVTDWAGPRAIVKSIALRLGVPLYAGDTLTLTGTVTALEGDDIHIDVVGRDSLGDHITATVVIALRRADD; translated from the coding sequence ATGACCGCCACCGTGGAACCGGATGCCGTGCGGGTCGGCACCGTGCTGCCCGAGCTCGTAATCACCGCCGATCCGACTTTCGTGATCAGTACGGCCCTGGCAACCAGGGATTTCCAGGACGTGCACCACGACAGGGACAAGGCTGCCGCACGAGGCTCCAAGGACATCTTCGTCAATATCCTCACCGACACCGGGCTGGTGCAGCGCGTCGTCACCGACTGGGCGGGCCCGCGCGCGATCGTGAAGTCGATCGCGCTGCGTCTCGGTGTTCCGCTGTATGCGGGGGACACGTTGACGCTCACCGGCACGGTGACCGCGCTGGAGGGCGACGACATCCACATCGACGTGGTCGGCAGGGACAGCCTCGGCGACCACATCACGGCCACAGTCGTCATCGCGTTGCGGAGGGCCGATGACTGA
- a CDS encoding NUDIX hydrolase, giving the protein MTTRHLVDVHVLLVRGDDLLLSKRRSDDEFDGLWHLPAGKLEAGESATAATVREAYEEVGVVIDEADLHHIHTAHVVGSGLEPRLGLFFETRRWSGNPVNREPGKSYELRWFPLAALSESTLIPYSNVGIRAHRTGRTYSQHGWRR; this is encoded by the coding sequence GTGACCACCAGGCACCTGGTCGACGTGCACGTTCTGCTCGTCAGGGGGGACGACCTGCTTTTGAGCAAGCGCCGCAGCGACGACGAGTTCGATGGTCTCTGGCACCTCCCCGCGGGCAAACTGGAGGCGGGTGAATCCGCTACCGCCGCTACCGTCCGCGAAGCATACGAGGAGGTCGGTGTGGTGATCGACGAGGCCGACCTGCACCACATCCACACCGCTCACGTAGTCGGTTCCGGGCTCGAGCCCCGCCTCGGCCTCTTCTTCGAAACCCGCCGCTGGTCCGGGAACCCGGTCAACCGCGAGCCCGGCAAGTCCTACGAATTGCGCTGGTTCCCCCTCGCCGCCCTCTCCGAATCGACTCTCATCCCATACTCGAACGTAGGCATCCGAGCCCACCGCACCGGCCGCACCTACAGCCAACATGGTTGGCGCCGCTGA
- a CDS encoding acyl-CoA dehydrogenase family protein: MSGWAASVRPIATMRTDPADFWRAYWPALAEIGIFRVAVSEDAGGAGGSVTDLAVLVEQAAHDLVGGPVLATALANLITAGRLDEDLPCGVALDFVVGSAVSVPAASGELSLTGTWDSVLGAAQGTAVLLPVSLPQGQRWCVVPPDALGLRLELLPPLDLTTPLARVHCAEVRVPAEQVFAAPYAAEDLLVALATAELAGLAGWCLETAVEYAKVREQFGRKIGSFQAVKHICAWMLCRTELIRTVAADTAAAVDEGGAELPIAAAIAAAIAMDAAVETAEDCIQVLGGIGFTWEHDAHLYLRRAVALRQLLGGSARWRARVTELTRSGQRRTTGADQVFAADAVSRMSGALRGHASLLPAGLTAHAGGVPAVDDGNVHELAAEVTRIAALPADEQRVALVEAGLVMPHWPRPYGRAADPMTGLMISEELRRAGLTAPDLAIGGWAIPTLLQHGTPEQIDRFAWPTLRGEVVWCQLFSEPEAGSDLAALRTTAKKVDGGWVLRGQKVWTSLGDKANWAICLARTDPDTPKHRGISYFLVDMRSAGLEVRPLVQITGEARFSEVFLDDVFVPDDCLVGALNNGWKIARSTLSTERVAMGGNGIGPVLEELIAKSPATGPGAELLNDRLGGFVAEAIAGILLEQRGAVRMLAGGDPGAQGSVRKLLGVRHRQAVAEFAVETAGPIGAQDAEVAKEFLLTRCLSIAGGTEQILLTVAGERILGLPRDADS; this comes from the coding sequence ATGAGCGGATGGGCGGCGTCGGTCCGTCCAATTGCAACAATGCGGACCGACCCGGCGGACTTCTGGCGCGCCTACTGGCCTGCGCTGGCCGAGATCGGAATCTTCCGGGTCGCGGTGTCCGAGGATGCGGGCGGCGCGGGCGGTTCGGTCACCGATCTCGCCGTCCTGGTGGAGCAGGCGGCGCACGATCTGGTCGGTGGCCCTGTGCTCGCAACGGCTTTGGCCAATCTGATCACCGCGGGACGGCTCGACGAGGACCTTCCCTGCGGTGTCGCGCTCGACTTCGTTGTCGGTTCGGCGGTGAGCGTACCCGCCGCGAGCGGCGAGTTGTCGCTTACAGGTACCTGGGATTCCGTTCTCGGTGCGGCGCAGGGAACCGCGGTGCTGCTTCCGGTATCCCTTCCGCAGGGACAGCGCTGGTGCGTGGTTCCGCCGGATGCCCTCGGCCTGCGGCTCGAGCTGCTGCCGCCGCTGGACCTGACTACGCCGCTGGCGCGGGTGCACTGCGCCGAGGTGCGCGTGCCCGCCGAACAGGTGTTCGCCGCGCCCTATGCGGCCGAGGATCTTCTCGTCGCGCTTGCTACCGCCGAGCTGGCCGGTCTCGCGGGCTGGTGTCTGGAGACCGCGGTCGAATACGCCAAGGTTCGTGAGCAATTCGGGCGCAAGATCGGATCCTTCCAAGCGGTCAAACACATCTGTGCCTGGATGCTGTGCCGGACCGAGCTCATCCGCACCGTCGCGGCCGACACCGCGGCCGCCGTAGACGAGGGTGGCGCCGAACTGCCGATCGCCGCCGCGATCGCCGCCGCGATCGCCATGGACGCGGCGGTCGAGACCGCCGAGGACTGCATCCAGGTGCTCGGCGGCATCGGCTTCACCTGGGAGCACGACGCGCACCTGTATCTGCGCAGGGCGGTGGCGTTGCGCCAGCTGCTCGGCGGTTCGGCGCGTTGGCGGGCCAGGGTCACCGAGCTGACTCGCTCGGGACAGCGGCGCACCACCGGCGCCGACCAGGTGTTCGCCGCCGATGCTGTTTCTCGCATGAGCGGAGCCCTCCGTGGTCACGCTTCGCTGCTGCCTGCGGGCCTGACCGCGCACGCAGGGGGCGTGCCCGCCGTGGATGACGGCAACGTGCATGAGCTGGCCGCCGAGGTCACGCGGATCGCGGCGCTGCCCGCCGACGAGCAGCGCGTCGCGCTGGTCGAGGCGGGACTGGTCATGCCGCACTGGCCACGCCCCTATGGCCGCGCCGCGGACCCGATGACCGGTCTGATGATCTCCGAGGAACTGCGCCGCGCGGGCCTCACCGCCCCGGACCTGGCCATCGGTGGCTGGGCGATTCCCACCCTGTTGCAACACGGAACACCGGAGCAGATCGACCGGTTCGCCTGGCCTACGCTGCGCGGCGAGGTGGTCTGGTGCCAGCTGTTCAGCGAACCCGAGGCGGGCTCGGACCTGGCCGCGCTGCGCACCACCGCGAAGAAGGTGGACGGCGGCTGGGTGCTGCGCGGTCAGAAGGTGTGGACCTCGCTCGGCGACAAGGCGAACTGGGCGATCTGCCTGGCGCGCACCGACCCGGACACGCCCAAGCACCGGGGCATTTCCTACTTCCTCGTCGACATGCGCAGCGCAGGTCTAGAGGTCCGGCCGCTGGTGCAGATCACCGGCGAGGCACGCTTCAGCGAAGTGTTCCTCGACGATGTGTTCGTGCCTGACGACTGTCTGGTCGGCGCACTGAACAATGGATGGAAGATCGCCCGCTCGACCCTGTCGACAGAGCGCGTCGCGATGGGTGGCAACGGTATCGGGCCGGTGCTCGAGGAGCTGATCGCGAAGTCGCCCGCCACCGGTCCCGGTGCGGAACTGCTGAACGACCGGCTCGGCGGGTTCGTCGCCGAAGCGATCGCCGGAATTTTGCTAGAGCAGCGCGGCGCGGTGCGAATGTTGGCGGGCGGTGACCCCGGCGCGCAGGGTAGCGTACGCAAGTTGCTCGGGGTACGCCACCGCCAGGCGGTCGCGGAATTCGCTGTCGAGACGGCAGGGCCCATCGGTGCGCAGGATGCCGAAGTGGCGAAGGAGTTCCTGCTCACGCGCTGTTTATCGATCGCTGGTGGAACCGAGCAGATTCTGCTCACCGTGGCCGGTGAGCGGATTCTGGGGCTGCCTCGTGACGCTGACAGCTAG
- a CDS encoding acyl-CoA dehydrogenase family protein, producing MDFTREEGQDAVAEVVVSLMEREPARGMELWPRLVDSGLLSIALPERHGGDGMGLLEVSVLLTELATDAVAVPALPTLGFGVLPLLASAPESIGERVLPEVAKGTVLTAALSEPAAPFTVKPETTAVISGSTVRITGHKVAVPYAEQARWLLVPTNSGIALVDSEAEGLTTTPTPVSGGIPECSVRLNQVKIPADQLWPTGLVDLHRLALASIGSVADGLLKGALILTAEHLRTRRQFGRPLAEFQAVAQQIADLYVVSRTLHVAALSANWALAQAGPSQEHRGRTDDDLDILAYSVAAELPQAMQKCHHLHGGLGVDMTHPMHRYYSQAKDIARWLGGPSFRLDRLGARCSST from the coding sequence GTGGACTTCACCAGGGAAGAGGGCCAAGATGCCGTGGCCGAAGTCGTCGTGAGCTTGATGGAGCGCGAGCCGGCCCGTGGCATGGAGCTGTGGCCGAGACTGGTCGACTCCGGACTGCTTTCGATCGCGCTGCCGGAGCGGCACGGCGGCGATGGTATGGGCCTGCTCGAGGTATCGGTGCTGCTCACCGAGCTGGCTACGGACGCGGTCGCGGTGCCGGCCCTGCCGACGCTCGGCTTCGGCGTGCTGCCGCTGTTGGCCTCCGCGCCGGAGAGCATCGGGGAGCGGGTGCTGCCCGAGGTCGCCAAGGGCACGGTGCTCACCGCGGCGCTGAGCGAGCCGGCGGCACCGTTCACGGTGAAGCCGGAGACCACCGCGGTGATCAGCGGTAGCACGGTGCGCATCACCGGGCACAAGGTCGCCGTGCCCTACGCCGAGCAGGCGCGCTGGCTGCTCGTACCGACCAATTCCGGTATCGCCCTTGTTGATTCGGAAGCCGAAGGGCTCACCACGACACCGACTCCGGTCTCCGGCGGCATCCCGGAATGCAGCGTGCGGCTGAACCAGGTGAAGATACCCGCTGACCAGCTGTGGCCGACCGGTCTCGTCGACCTGCATCGGCTGGCGCTTGCCTCGATCGGATCGGTCGCCGATGGTTTGCTAAAGGGTGCGCTCATTCTGACCGCCGAGCATCTGCGGACCCGCCGCCAATTCGGTCGGCCGCTGGCGGAGTTCCAGGCGGTGGCCCAGCAGATCGCCGATCTGTACGTCGTCTCGCGCACCCTGCACGTGGCCGCGCTGTCGGCGAACTGGGCGCTGGCGCAGGCCGGTCCGAGCCAGGAGCATCGCGGCCGGACCGACGACGATCTGGATATCCTCGCCTACTCCGTCGCCGCGGAATTGCCACAGGCCATGCAGAAGTGCCATCACCTGCACGGCGGTCTCGGCGTGGACATGACCCACCCGATGCATCGCTATTACTCACAAGCTAAGGACATCGCTCGCTGGCTCGGTGGGCCGTCGTTCCGACTTGATCGATTGGGGGCCAGATGTTCATCGACCTGA
- the otsB gene encoding trehalose-phosphatase produces MSAQDLPLEFRRALSTVARAPRLLVASDYDGTLAPIVSDPTKAFPHRESVSALRALAGLTGTTAAVISGRALRDLAALSRLPVEVQLIGSHGSEFDVGFVHAIDNDAKHLLQEVQTALSRVATENPGVTVEIKPASVALHVRNASPEIGHRALSQVRQGPACWIGVQVTEGKSVIELAVVQTDKGTALDTVRHQAGASAAVFFGDDVTDEKAFRVLSGPDVGIKVGDGESVARFRVDSTEAVSWALAFLLEERRTWLAGASAPRIERLTMLASPRSVALLTPDATVTWFCHPEPDSAAVFAHLLGGPQAGHFTIEPERPGLPLSQRYVDGTMTVETRWASLQVVDYLPHDIAATRTDLTRVITGDARAVVTFAPRPEFGQVPVTLEAQETGLRVHGTNDPIVLRSPGVQWQIVSDGMHESARAVVDPSRGPVVLELRCGTVDFAPAMTSEPERRRQAENYWAQWASQLALPPLKPDLMKRSALTLRGLVHVPSGSILAAATTSLPEDIGGVRNWDYRYCWLRDASLTAQALVSLGSLTEAEDFLGWVHRVLETLPGPERLHPLYTLYGETLPPEASIDQLPGYAGSRPVRVGNAANMQVQLDVFGPIVDLISSLAHARELKGIIDPAHALPDADWELVQAMVHAVQRRWQEPDHGIWEIRGNPRHHVYSKVMGWLTVDRALTLARKFERQIDPAWTTLRDTIADEVKAKGWNEDVQSYTAAYDGTDLDAATLHIGLSGLIDPSDPRFAATVVATEAELRSGSTVYRYHHDDGLPGGEGGFHLCAAWLVEAYLLIGKRSDAEALFAQLVDVAGPTGLLSEEYDPVAERSLGNHPQAYSHLGLLRCAQLLGQPAEAKAMV; encoded by the coding sequence GTGAGCGCACAGGATCTGCCACTGGAATTTCGCCGTGCACTGTCGACGGTCGCGCGCGCGCCGCGGCTGCTGGTCGCATCGGATTACGACGGGACGCTCGCGCCCATCGTGTCCGACCCGACCAAAGCCTTTCCCCATCGGGAATCGGTGAGCGCATTAAGAGCACTCGCCGGCTTGACCGGGACCACCGCCGCCGTCATCTCCGGCCGTGCACTGCGAGATCTCGCGGCATTGTCCCGCCTTCCGGTCGAGGTGCAGTTGATCGGTAGCCACGGCTCGGAGTTCGACGTGGGCTTCGTGCACGCGATCGACAACGACGCCAAGCACCTGCTCCAAGAGGTGCAGACGGCACTGAGCCGGGTCGCCACGGAGAATCCCGGCGTCACCGTCGAGATAAAGCCGGCCAGCGTCGCCTTGCATGTGCGCAATGCGAGCCCCGAGATCGGACATCGCGCGCTGTCGCAGGTCCGGCAGGGCCCGGCGTGCTGGATCGGCGTGCAGGTGACCGAGGGCAAGTCCGTCATCGAACTGGCCGTGGTGCAGACAGACAAGGGCACCGCGCTGGACACCGTCCGGCACCAGGCAGGCGCGTCGGCAGCGGTGTTCTTCGGCGACGACGTCACCGACGAGAAGGCGTTCCGGGTGCTGTCCGGTCCCGACGTCGGCATCAAGGTCGGCGACGGCGAGAGCGTGGCCAGGTTCCGGGTGGACAGCACCGAGGCCGTGTCCTGGGCGCTGGCCTTCCTGCTCGAGGAGCGGCGCACCTGGCTGGCCGGCGCGAGCGCGCCGCGCATCGAACGGCTGACCATGCTGGCCAGCCCGCGCTCGGTCGCGCTGCTCACCCCCGACGCGACGGTCACCTGGTTCTGCCATCCTGAGCCGGATTCGGCCGCGGTGTTCGCACACCTGCTCGGTGGCCCGCAGGCCGGTCATTTCACCATTGAGCCCGAGCGGCCGGGACTTCCGCTCTCGCAGCGTTATGTCGACGGCACGATGACCGTCGAAACACGGTGGGCCAGCCTGCAGGTGGTCGACTATCTGCCGCACGACATCGCGGCGACCCGCACCGACCTGACCAGGGTGATCACCGGCGACGCGAGAGCCGTGGTCACGTTCGCGCCGCGGCCGGAGTTCGGTCAGGTGCCGGTGACCCTCGAGGCGCAGGAAACCGGGCTGCGAGTGCACGGCACCAACGATCCGATCGTGCTGCGCTCCCCCGGCGTGCAGTGGCAGATCGTCTCCGACGGGATGCACGAGTCCGCACGGGCCGTGGTCGACCCGTCTCGGGGCCCGGTCGTGCTCGAACTGCGCTGCGGCACAGTTGATTTCGCACCGGCCATGACCAGCGAGCCGGAGCGGCGGCGACAGGCGGAGAACTACTGGGCACAGTGGGCCTCCCAACTCGCGCTGCCGCCGCTGAAGCCCGATCTGATGAAGCGCTCCGCACTGACCCTGCGCGGCCTGGTGCACGTGCCGTCCGGTTCGATCCTCGCGGCCGCAACCACCTCGCTGCCGGAGGACATCGGCGGCGTACGCAACTGGGACTACCGCTACTGCTGGCTGCGCGACGCGTCGCTGACCGCGCAGGCGCTGGTCTCGCTCGGCTCACTGACCGAGGCCGAGGACTTCCTCGGCTGGGTGCACCGCGTGCTGGAGACGCTGCCCGGCCCGGAGCGACTGCACCCGCTGTACACGCTGTACGGCGAGACGCTGCCGCCCGAGGCATCGATCGACCAGCTGCCCGGCTACGCGGGCTCGCGCCCGGTGCGCGTCGGCAACGCGGCGAACATGCAGGTGCAGCTGGACGTCTTCGGCCCGATCGTCGACCTTATATCGAGCCTGGCGCACGCCAGGGAGCTGAAGGGGATCATCGATCCGGCGCACGCGCTGCCGGACGCCGACTGGGAACTCGTACAGGCCATGGTGCACGCGGTGCAGCGCCGCTGGCAGGAACCCGACCACGGCATCTGGGAGATCCGCGGCAACCCGCGCCACCACGTGTATTCGAAGGTGATGGGCTGGCTGACCGTCGACCGGGCGCTGACCTTGGCCCGGAAGTTCGAGCGCCAGATCGACCCGGCCTGGACGACGCTGCGCGACACCATCGCCGACGAGGTGAAGGCCAAGGGCTGGAATGAGGACGTGCAGTCCTACACAGCGGCGTACGACGGTACCGACCTGGACGCTGCGACTCTGCACATCGGATTGAGCGGCCTGATCGATCCGTCCGATCCGCGCTTCGCGGCGACTGTCGTGGCGACCGAGGCCGAGCTGCGCAGCGGCTCGACCGTGTACCGGTACCATCACGACGACGGCCTGCCCGGCGGCGAAGGCGGCTTCCACCTGTGCGCGGCCTGGCTGGTTGAGGCATACCTGCTGATCGGGAAGCGCTCGGACGCTGAGGCGCTGTTCGCCCAACTGGTCGATGTCGCGGGCCCGACCGGACTGCTCAGCGAGGAGTACGACCCGGTTGCCGAACGGTCGCTCGGCAACCACCCGCAGGCCTACAGCCACCTCGGCCTGCTGCGTTGCGCGCAACTGCTCGGACAGCCGGCGGAAGCCAAAGCCATGGTGTAG
- a CDS encoding acyl-CoA dehydrogenase family protein has translation MFIDLTTEQRRLRDELRLYFADLVTPEEEAEMAVNRHGDAYRAVVHRMGRDGWLGVGWPKEYGGQGFGPVEQQIFFNEAVRADVPLPLVTLLTVGPTLQQFGTEEQKKQFLPGILAGDIHFAIGYSEPEAGTDLASLRTSAVRDDAGDWIVNGQKIFTTGAHEADYVWLACRTGSLESRHRGITILIVDTTDPGYSWTPIITCDGAHHTNATYFDNVRVPANMLVGEENRGWKLITTQLNHERVSLGPSGKIEQLYDRVREWAQPRGVLDEIDVRRSLGRIHAMARLNELLNWQVAAASDGRRSRGPAWSRSATASGPVATVAESDGRRSRGPAWSRSATASGPVARAADVDGDQSQVIADASATKVYSTESLQEAGRLAEEIVGRYGDQTEPDTAELLTWLDRRTKQNLVVTFGGGVNEVMRELVASSGLRLPRVPR, from the coding sequence ATGTTCATCGACCTGACTACCGAGCAGCGCCGATTACGTGACGAACTGCGCTTGTACTTCGCCGATCTCGTGACTCCTGAGGAGGAGGCCGAGATGGCGGTGAACCGCCATGGCGACGCCTACCGCGCGGTGGTACACAGGATGGGACGCGACGGCTGGCTCGGCGTCGGCTGGCCGAAGGAATACGGCGGCCAGGGCTTCGGGCCGGTCGAGCAGCAGATCTTCTTCAACGAGGCCGTGCGTGCCGATGTCCCGCTTCCGCTGGTGACCCTGCTGACGGTCGGACCGACATTGCAGCAGTTCGGTACCGAGGAACAGAAGAAGCAGTTCCTGCCCGGAATCCTCGCAGGCGATATTCACTTCGCGATCGGCTACTCCGAGCCAGAGGCCGGGACCGATCTTGCGTCGCTGCGGACCTCCGCGGTGCGCGACGACGCCGGGGACTGGATCGTCAACGGGCAGAAGATCTTCACCACGGGTGCGCACGAGGCCGACTACGTTTGGCTGGCCTGCCGCACCGGGTCGCTCGAGTCGCGCCACCGCGGCATCACCATCCTGATCGTGGACACCACCGATCCCGGCTACTCGTGGACGCCGATCATCACCTGCGACGGCGCCCACCACACCAACGCGACCTACTTCGACAATGTGCGGGTTCCGGCGAACATGCTGGTCGGCGAGGAGAACCGGGGCTGGAAGCTGATCACGACGCAGCTCAACCACGAGCGGGTGAGCCTCGGACCGTCCGGCAAGATCGAGCAGCTCTACGACCGGGTGCGCGAATGGGCGCAGCCGCGCGGCGTGCTCGACGAGATCGACGTGCGTCGTTCGCTGGGTCGCATCCATGCCATGGCCCGGCTCAACGAGCTGCTGAACTGGCAGGTCGCCGCTGCGTCCGATGGGCGGCGCTCGCGGGGCCCTGCGTGGTCACGCTCCGCTACCGCCTCCGGGCCTGTCGCGACCGTCGCCGAGTCCGATGGGCGTCGCTCGCGGGGCCCTGCGTGGTCACGCTCCGCTACCGCCTCCGGGCCCGTCGCGCGCGCCGCCGATGTCGACGGTGACCAGTCCCAGGTGATCGCCGACGCGTCGGCCACCAAGGTCTACTCCACCGAATCGCTCCAGGAGGCGGGCAGGCTCGCCGAGGAGATCGTCGGCCGCTACGGCGACCAAACCGAACCCGACACCGCTGAGCTACTCACCTGGCTCGACCGCAGGACCAAACAGAACCTCGTGGTGACCTTCGGCGGCGGCGTCAACGAGGTGATGCGCGAGCTGGTCGCCTCGTCGGGACTGCGCTTACCGCGAGTACCCCGATAA
- the kstR gene encoding cholesterol catabolism transcriptional regulator KstR yields the protein MASPSRSQPADPSAAPPTATVTTLSEDDLSSAAQRERRKRILDATLALASKGGYDAVQMRAVAERADVAVGTLYRYFPSKVHLLVSALAREFEQIEGKRKPLAGQSPRERMHLLLTQITRMMQRDPLLTEAMTRAFMFADASAAAEVDRVGKVMDRVFARAMNDGEPSERQLAIARVISDVWLSNLVAWLTRRASATDVTERLELTVDLLLGNRTQ from the coding sequence ATGGCCAGTCCCTCCCGATCGCAGCCAGCCGACCCGAGCGCGGCACCGCCCACCGCTACCGTCACCACGCTCAGCGAGGACGACCTGAGCTCGGCGGCGCAGCGCGAGCGGCGCAAGCGGATTCTGGACGCGACCCTGGCGCTGGCTTCCAAGGGCGGATACGACGCGGTCCAGATGCGCGCGGTGGCCGAGCGCGCCGATGTCGCGGTCGGCACGCTCTACCGCTATTTCCCATCGAAGGTGCATTTGCTCGTCTCCGCGCTGGCACGAGAATTCGAGCAAATTGAAGGCAAGCGCAAGCCGCTTGCCGGACAGTCGCCGCGTGAGCGCATGCACCTGCTACTCACCCAGATCACCAGAATGATGCAGCGCGACCCGCTGCTCACCGAGGCCATGACCCGCGCTTTCATGTTCGCCGACGCCTCGGCCGCCGCCGAGGTGGACCGCGTCGGCAAGGTGATGGACCGCGTTTTCGCACGCGCCATGAACGATGGCGAGCCCAGCGAGCGCCAGCTGGCCATCGCGCGAGTGATCAGCGATGTCTGGCTGTCGAATCTGGTCGCCTGGCTGACCAGGCGCGCCTCGGCCACCGACGTCACCGAACGACTGGAACTGACGGTGGATCTCCTACTCGGCAACCGGACCCAGTAA
- a CDS encoding bifunctional MaoC family dehydratase N-terminal/OB-fold nucleic acid binding domain-containing protein, translating into MPETTTPEAIIAAAETIKAAGECAPRLGRDPVNQPMINNWVEALGDTNPIYVDEEAARAAGHPGVVAPPAMAQVWTMFGLNGSRPADDPMGAATELLDAAGYTSVVATDCRQTYHRYLNVGEELCVTSRLSDIRGPKRTALGDGWFVTFRTSWHVGDEVVAEMLFRLLKFAPGAGAAPQPGAGARVKPLVSWDTEFFWEGTKVGELRIQRLPDGSLRHPPIPAIWQDKSKPTDYVVASGRGTVFSYVVHHAPKVPGRQLPFVVALVELEEGVRMLGELRGIDPAEVRVGLPVQAGFEKLDDEAILPIWEVLA; encoded by the coding sequence GTGCCGGAAACCACTACTCCGGAAGCCATCATCGCCGCAGCCGAGACAATCAAGGCCGCGGGCGAGTGCGCGCCCCGTCTCGGGCGCGATCCGGTAAACCAGCCGATGATCAACAACTGGGTGGAGGCGCTGGGCGACACCAACCCCATCTACGTCGACGAGGAGGCAGCCCGGGCTGCCGGACACCCCGGCGTCGTCGCGCCGCCCGCCATGGCACAGGTGTGGACCATGTTCGGGCTCAACGGTTCTCGGCCCGCCGACGACCCGATGGGTGCGGCCACCGAACTGCTCGACGCGGCGGGCTACACCTCCGTGGTCGCCACCGACTGCCGGCAGACTTATCACCGGTATCTCAATGTCGGGGAAGAGCTTTGCGTCACCAGCAGGTTGTCGGACATCCGCGGTCCCAAGCGAACGGCGCTCGGGGATGGTTGGTTCGTCACCTTCCGCACCAGCTGGCACGTGGGCGACGAGGTCGTCGCCGAGATGCTGTTCCGTCTGCTGAAGTTCGCACCGGGCGCCGGCGCGGCGCCGCAGCCCGGCGCGGGTGCACGGGTCAAGCCGTTGGTTTCGTGGGACACCGAATTCTTCTGGGAGGGAACCAAGGTCGGCGAGTTGCGCATCCAGCGTCTGCCGGACGGATCGCTGCGGCACCCGCCTATTCCGGCCATCTGGCAGGACAAGTCGAAGCCGACCGACTACGTCGTCGCCTCCGGGCGCGGCACCGTGTTCAGTTACGTCGTGCACCATGCGCCGAAGGTGCCGGGGCGGCAGCTGCCGTTCGTGGTCGCGCTGGTCGAATTGGAGGAAGGCGTGCGCATGCTCGGTGAACTGCGCGGCATCGACCCAGCCGAGGTGCGGGTCGGCCTGCCGGTCCAGGCGGGCTTCGAGAAGCTCGACGACGAGGCGATCCTGCCGATCTGGGAGGTGCTCGCATGA